GGCCTCCGCGTCTTTCCCGCGTCCACCGGGTGAACGTAAGCCGACCTCGCCGCCGGTCAACCGTCCACCACACGCTCTGAAACTCTCCCGTCCGGGTGAAATTCAGGCATCCGTCGGACAGTCGCTGACACCCCTCTATAGCGTGAGCGGCACGACTCTCACTTCTTCCCCTGCCGAAACACCGTCTCTTCATCCCACCGCCGAGGACCCACGCTGACGTCACACCGTCTCCCACGCCTCCCCGGCCAGGTCGCCCTCCCCGAGCAGAAGAGCGCGGCGCCGTCCCCGGCCCGCCTCGAGCGGTTCAACTCCGCGCCCGCCGACGAGGTCATGAGCGCCCTCCTCGCGTGCTGCCACAGCCTGCGCTGGGCCCACCGCCTGGCCGACCACCGGCCCTACCCGGACCTGGACGCGCTGCTCGCCGCGGCCGACGAGGCGGCGTACGACCTGACCCCCGCCGACCTCGCCGAGGCCCTGGCGGCCGAGTCGCTCACGCCGCTCCCGGACGGCGCGTACTCCGCCGCCCACACCGCGCTGAGCGCCGCACACGCCGCGTACGAGAGCCGCTTCGGACATGTGTTCGTCATCTGCCTGGACGCTGTCGCCCCGGCCGAGACCCTGGACCAGGTACTCGCCGCGATCCGGTCACGTCTGACGAACGACCCCGAGGAGGAGCGCGTCATCACGGCGGAGGAGCTCCGCCGCCTAGCGAAGGGCCGCCTGTCCCGCCTCGTACGGAACGACTTCTCACCGCAGCCCCTGGGGCTGGGGGAAGCCGCCCGCTGACAGCGCGTACGTAATAGACCGTCCGTGCCTGTTTGATTGCCAGTTTGATCACATTGACAGGGCCGCTGTAAGCGTTCCGACAACACGTCGCTAC
This genomic interval from Streptomyces dengpaensis contains the following:
- a CDS encoding 2-oxo-4-hydroxy-4-carboxy-5-ureidoimidazoline decarboxylase, which codes for MTSHRLPRLPGQVALPEQKSAAPSPARLERFNSAPADEVMSALLACCHSLRWAHRLADHRPYPDLDALLAAADEAAYDLTPADLAEALAAESLTPLPDGAYSAAHTALSAAHAAYESRFGHVFVICLDAVAPAETLDQVLAAIRSRLTNDPEEERVITAEELRRLAKGRLSRLVRNDFSPQPLGLGEAAR